Below is a genomic region from uncultured Erythrobacter sp..
TTGTCGCCCACGCCGGAGCTCGCGGGGCCGCCTGTGCTGCCGCTATGCTCGATCGAGCCGAAGCCGGCCTCTGATCCGACATCGATCTGGATATCGAACAACCCGTCAGGGCTGAATGTTATCGATCCGGCTTCACCGGCTGCATAGACCGCCTGCCCGTTCACATAGACATCGCCGGCCTGTCTGATGCGCGGGGCAAATAGCGCGACATAGCTGCCTTCCGACAGCGCATCGATCACTGCGCCTTGCTGGATCTCGATCAGCGAGTTGGGGTCCGCATTCTGGAAGATCACCTGATCGCCGAACATGAAATTGCCAAAGCCATCGGTCACAGGCTCAGCAGTGGTCAGGCCCAGATTGCCGACATCGAATGTCGCATTCGAGCCGATCACAATCCCGCCCGGCGTGTAGAAAAACACTGTGCCGCCCGCGACAGATCCGCCCATGCCATCCTGAATGCGCGAGATCACCGTGCCGTCAAAGACAATCCGGCTGTTGGGATTAACCGGGAGAATGCGGTTGAGCACCGCGAAATCAGTAACGCCTGTGCCGTTGGTAAAGGTCGCGGTGGTCCCGTTTTGCTGGAACAGGATATCGCCAAGACCGCTGTCATCGAACGGATCCCAATCAATCACTGCGCTGTTCGAATCCACCGTCACATCGGTCGTGCCCGTGCCCTCTATGATCGTCGCACTGCCTTCGACGACCGTCCCGGTCGCTTCAAAGGATTGCGCAAAGGCGGCGTCCGACGAGAACAGCAAGCCAGTTGCCAGAGCCAGCGCAGAACTTTGTGCAAGAACAGCGCGTTGTTTGAGCGTCACAACGGTTTTATTTTGCATATTTTTCATTCCCGAGGGTCAGATACTGGCAGTCAGAGTGAAGAGAACGCGGACGTCGCCGCGCTCGGTTTGCAGGCCTGCGCGTTTCAGCGGCACCGAAACATTGACGTCGAGGCCGTAACGCCCGCCAAGGAAGGTGCGCGCGCCCGCGCCTACCGAATACAGGTCGTCGTCGATCTCCGGCGCTTCGTTCCAGACCTTTGCCAGATCGAAGAAGGCATAAGGCTGAATCGAAAGACGCCCCGACTGGTTCAGCGGCAAAGTCGCCGTGCGCAGCTCGGTCGCAAGCGCGACACCGCTATCGCCGATAATGGTGCCCGGATCATAACCCCGGCCCACTGTGAAGTTGCCTGCCGCGAACTCTTCGAACCCGAACAGCCCCCCGCCGAGCGACAATTGCGCACGCGGCTTGAGCGTCAGCGCGATCAGGCTGGAGAGCGAGAACTCGGCCACACCGCTTGCGCGGATAACCGAGCCAGTCGGCTCGCCATCAAGACGCCCCGGATTGATGAACCCTGCGGGACAGGTCGGGCCAAAGCAGACATTCGAAGCGCCAAAGACATCAAGGCCTTGCCGATATTCGATTGTGCCATTTGCGCGGTAACGCGGCGCACGGCGATCCACGTCGATCGCGTCATAATCAAGCTTGACCCAGCCAACGCGGATACGGTCGCGCGATAAAGGCGCGATGAAGTCCACATCCTGATTGATGTAGTCAAAACCAGCGCTGACATAGATGCTTTCCGCCTGAGTGCGCTTCACCGGATAGCTGGCCGAAATATTGGCGAACAATGTCTCTGCGGTGAGATCAGTGACGGCAACGTTCGCCGCCGCTGCAAGGCCCAGATCAGGGCGGGTCCATGCATAGGTCACTTGCCCGCCGACGATCAGCCCGTCGCCGCCGGGGCGGAATTCGTGGGAGGCCTGCACCACGTGCTGCTCGTCAAAATCGCTGCTGGCGAAATAGGAAAGCGTGGTCGCATCGCCCATTCCGGTAAGGCCGTAAAAGCGCGCGCGCACCTGACCGCCAAAGGGGCCGGTGGCTTCTGCGCCGTAATTCTGGATCGCGAGGTCAAATTCGGAGCGCTGCCGCCGGACGGTGACTTCGCCGATCAGATTGCCGGGATCTCCGCCAGCCGGGCGAAGCGTCAGATTGACGTTATAGCCGGGCAGATCGCGCGCGAGCAGCAGGTAACGTTCCGCCTCGTTGCGATCGAAAATCTCGGATTCGGATAGCCGCCCCAAATATTGCTGGAGCTTGCCCTCTGCCCCGCGCGTTTCGCCGCGCGCGCGCACTGCGGTGATCCGGCCATAGAGCACTTCGAAGGTGACATTGCCGTCCTCGATCCGCTGCGTCGGCACCTGCGTTGCAGCGAGATAGCCCTTGTTGCGCAGGATCGTGGCGGCGGCATCGCGGATTTCGCACAGGATCGCGACCGGATGCTCCTGCCCTTCGAACGGCTTCCAGGCAGGCTCCAGTTCTTGCGGGGTCGCGCCTTTCAGCCCGTTGAAATTGACCGAGCGAATGGTCAACCGGACATCGGCATATTGCGGATCGGCAAGCGCGCAGGGAGACCGCTCTATCCCGCCTTCGACCGTTAGCCGCGGCGGCGGTGCGTCTTCACCGCGTGCAATGCCCTGCAATTCTTCACGGGTCGGTACGACAGCCTGTGCAGAAGCCTGAGTTGCAGTGATAAAAAATATCGGGCTCAGCGCTACAGCCAGCCCTCCTGCGGTGCAGGATGTCTTGGAAACCATTTACCCCCCTTGCCGTCCCCCGACCGGCAAACGCGCCGCAACGCCTTGGGCAATCGGGCCGCGCAAAACACAATGTTTCACACGGACCCGATCAGGGTATTCGAGTCAAGCCTTAACCATAGATAATGCGCAACTCCGGTGCTTTACGCAGCGTTACGGCGCTGGGCATAAACGCCTCACTCAAGCGAGCGAGACGTGCCGCTTCATGTGATGGTCGACATTGCCAAATTCGGAATCGAAGATCGTCAGGCGTTTGAAGTAATGGCCGATCGCATATTCATCGGTCATGCCGTTGCCGCCGTGGATCTGGATCGCTTCCTGCCCGACAAACCGAGCGGCCTGTCCGACGCGGACCTTTGCTGCTGAGGCCGCGATCTTGCGGTCACGCTCGCTCGCGTCGAGTTTGATCGTCGCGAGATAGGTCATCGAGACGGCCTGCTCATATTCGGTGAACATATCGACCATGCGGTGCTGCAGCACCTGAAACTTGCCGATAGGAACGCCGAACTGCTTGCGCTGTTTTGAATAATCGAGCGTGATGGCGTGCGCGACCTTCATCGCGCCGCATGCCTCTGCGCACAAGGCTGCGATGGCTTCGTCACCGACCCGCTCGATCAGCGGCAGGGCATTGCCCTCTTCGCCGATCAAAGCATCCTCGCCGACAGCGACATTCTCGAAGTAAACTTCCGAAGCCTGCCGTCCATCAACCGTGGGATAGTCGCGGGTGACGACGCCATTGGCGGACTTGTCGACGACAAAGACCGAGATACCGTCACGGTCGCGCCGCTCGCCCGAAGTGCGCGCGGTGACGATCAGATGGCTCGCCCAAGGTGCGCCGATCACGACTGCCTTGTGACCGTTCAGGACGTAGCCTGCGCCGTCTTTCTTCGCTGTGGTTTCGAGGTCAGCAAAGTCATAGCGCCCGCGCGGTTCGGCATAGGCATAAGCGAAGATGCGGCTGCCATCGACGATCCCGCCAATATGCTCTTCCTTTTGAGCCGCCTTGCCAGCATGCTTCAGGAAGCCGCCTGCGCACACGACGCTGGGCACGAATGGTTCGACCACCAGGCCTTTGCCGAACTCTTCCATCACGACCAGCGCGTCGACCGCGCCGCCCCCAAAGCCGCCATCTTCTTCGCTAAACGGCATACCGAGAATGCCCAGCTCCGCCAGCTGCGCCCAGATTTCGGGGCGCCATCCGGCTTCGCTT
It encodes:
- a CDS encoding ShlB/FhaC/HecB family hemolysin secretion/activation protein; this translates as MVSKTSCTAGGLAVALSPIFFITATQASAQAVVPTREELQGIARGEDAPPPRLTVEGGIERSPCALADPQYADVRLTIRSVNFNGLKGATPQELEPAWKPFEGQEHPVAILCEIRDAAATILRNKGYLAATQVPTQRIEDGNVTFEVLYGRITAVRARGETRGAEGKLQQYLGRLSESEIFDRNEAERYLLLARDLPGYNVNLTLRPAGGDPGNLIGEVTVRRQRSEFDLAIQNYGAEATGPFGGQVRARFYGLTGMGDATTLSYFASSDFDEQHVVQASHEFRPGGDGLIVGGQVTYAWTRPDLGLAAAANVAVTDLTAETLFANISASYPVKRTQAESIYVSAGFDYINQDVDFIAPLSRDRIRVGWVKLDYDAIDVDRRAPRYRANGTIEYRQGLDVFGASNVCFGPTCPAGFINPGRLDGEPTGSVIRASGVAEFSLSSLIALTLKPRAQLSLGGGLFGFEEFAAGNFTVGRGYDPGTIIGDSGVALATELRTATLPLNQSGRLSIQPYAFFDLAKVWNEAPEIDDDLYSVGAGARTFLGGRYGLDVNVSVPLKRAGLQTERGDVRVLFTLTASI
- a CDS encoding acyl-CoA dehydrogenase family protein yields the protein MDFNFTEEQDMVRDGLSRLVREQYDSETRRGVIESEAGWRPEIWAQLAELGILGMPFSEEDGGFGGGAVDALVVMEEFGKGLVVEPFVPSVVCAGGFLKHAGKAAQKEEHIGGIVDGSRIFAYAYAEPRGRYDFADLETTAKKDGAGYVLNGHKAVVIGAPWASHLIVTARTSGERRDRDGISVFVVDKSANGVVTRDYPTVDGRQASEVYFENVAVGEDALIGEEGNALPLIERVGDEAIAALCAEACGAMKVAHAITLDYSKQRKQFGVPIGKFQVLQHRMVDMFTEYEQAVSMTYLATIKLDASERDRKIAASAAKVRVGQAARFVGQEAIQIHGGNGMTDEYAIGHYFKRLTIFDSEFGNVDHHMKRHVSLA